The Pedobacter mucosus genome window below encodes:
- the mtaB gene encoding tRNA (N(6)-L-threonylcarbamoyladenosine(37)-C(2))-methylthiotransferase MtaB, translated as MKKVAFYTLGCKLNFSETSSIGRLFTNAGYSVVEFQDQADVYVINTCSVTDHADKKCRKVVKEALKYSPNAFVTIVGCYAQLKPQEIAEIEGVDMVLGAAEKFRIVEYITDLTKNPKAVVHQQAIEKVNHNFVASYSFGDRTRTFLKVQDGCDYPCTYCTIPLARGASRSDTIENVVNRAKLVAESGVKEIVLTGVNLGDFGIRNGEREDKFFDLVKALDEVEGIERIRISSIEPNLLSNEIIEFVSTSKKFVPHFHIPLQSGSDKILGLMRRRYRSDLYVERVAKIKEVMPNCCIGVDVIVGFPGETKEDFLDTYQFLNQLDISYLHVFTYSERELTPAADMKGVVAGSERNDRSKMLHSLSDKKRRAFYESQIGSNAEVLFEADHKLGFMHGFTKNYVKVRAKYDPLMVNELKAVKLLEMTVDGEVDVAELETVYAHH; from the coding sequence ATGAAAAAGGTCGCATTTTACACATTAGGTTGCAAATTAAATTTCTCCGAAACCTCATCAATAGGTCGTTTATTTACGAACGCAGGTTATTCTGTGGTCGAATTTCAAGATCAGGCAGATGTATACGTTATTAATACCTGTTCTGTAACCGACCATGCTGATAAGAAATGCCGCAAAGTAGTTAAAGAAGCTTTAAAATATTCTCCAAACGCTTTTGTAACTATTGTAGGGTGTTATGCTCAGCTTAAGCCACAGGAAATTGCCGAAATTGAAGGCGTAGATATGGTTTTAGGTGCTGCAGAAAAATTCAGAATTGTAGAATACATTACTGATCTCACTAAAAATCCTAAAGCTGTTGTTCATCAACAAGCTATAGAAAAGGTAAATCATAATTTTGTTGCTTCCTATTCATTTGGCGATAGAACCCGTACTTTCCTTAAAGTTCAGGATGGTTGCGATTATCCATGTACTTATTGTACCATTCCTTTGGCTCGTGGCGCTAGTCGTAGCGATACCATAGAAAACGTGGTAAACAGGGCGAAACTTGTTGCGGAGAGCGGCGTAAAAGAAATCGTTTTAACAGGTGTAAATCTTGGCGATTTCGGTATAAGAAATGGAGAGCGTGAGGATAAATTTTTTGATTTGGTTAAAGCTTTAGATGAGGTTGAGGGAATCGAAAGGATTCGTATTTCTTCAATAGAGCCTAATCTTTTAAGCAACGAAATTATTGAGTTTGTTTCTACTTCGAAAAAATTTGTTCCACATTTCCATATTCCTTTACAATCTGGATCTGATAAAATTTTGGGTTTAATGCGTCGCCGTTATCGCAGTGATTTATATGTAGAACGTGTTGCGAAAATAAAAGAAGTAATGCCTAATTGTTGCATTGGTGTTGATGTTATTGTCGGTTTTCCAGGTGAAACTAAAGAAGATTTTCTAGATACTTATCAATTTTTGAATCAACTGGATATTTCCTATTTGCATGTGTTTACTTATTCTGAACGCGAATTGACACCCGCTGCCGACATGAAAGGTGTGGTTGCAGGTAGTGAACGTAATGATCGAAGTAAAATGCTTCACAGTTTGTCGGATAAAAAGCGAAGGGCTTTTTACGAATCACAGATTGGTAGCAATGCGGAAGTGCTTTTTGAAGCTGATCATAAACTTGGTTTCATGCATGGTTTTACCAAAAACTATGTTAAAGTGCGTGCTAAATATGATCCGTTAATGGTTAATGAACTAAAAGCGGTTAAACT
- a CDS encoding YciE/YciF ferroxidase family protein — MATTTKTGAKTAPAKAESATKKSEKSVAKPKNKTGKMEDSEFHKFFVDELKDIYWAEKHLAKALPKFKKAATSPELAATFDKHTAETQSHVETLDQIFGLLDEKASAKKCEAMAGLLEEAEGIIEETEEGTMIRDAGLILAAQKVEHYEIATYGTLKVFAENMGHTEVANLLAQTLENEKATDVALTEVAENFINQNAASE; from the coding sequence ATGGCAACTACAACTAAAACGGGCGCAAAAACAGCCCCAGCAAAAGCAGAGTCGGCAACTAAAAAAAGTGAAAAATCAGTTGCAAAACCAAAAAATAAAACAGGAAAGATGGAAGATTCAGAGTTTCACAAATTTTTTGTTGATGAGTTAAAAGATATCTATTGGGCAGAAAAGCATTTAGCAAAAGCATTACCAAAATTTAAGAAAGCGGCAACAAGTCCTGAGCTTGCAGCTACATTTGATAAGCATACAGCAGAAACTCAATCGCATGTTGAAACGCTTGATCAAATATTTGGATTGTTAGATGAAAAAGCATCAGCTAAAAAATGTGAAGCAATGGCTGGATTATTAGAAGAAGCTGAAGGAATTATAGAAGAAACCGAAGAGGGAACTATGATTAGAGATGCAGGATTAATTTTGGCTGCACAAAAAGTAGAGCATTATGAAATTGCAACTTACGGAACGCTAAAAGTTTTTGCTGAAAACATGGGCCATACAGAAGTAGCCAATTTATTAGCGCAAACCTTAGAAAACGAAAAAGCTACTGACGTAGCATTAACAGAAGTTGCAGAAAATTTTATTAATCAAAATGCTGCTTCAGAATAA
- a CDS encoding UbiX family flavin prenyltransferase — protein MQKKKVVVAVTGASGSIYAKVLLDKLSKLEDQIEAVGVVMSDNAKEVWQFELGNQDYSKYNFTFYNKNDFNAPFASGSARYDTMIIIPCSMGTLGRIAHGISNDLISRAADVVLKERRKLIAVVRDTPFSLIHINNMKTITEAGGIICPASPSFYSLPKTLEEVAGTVVSRVLDLAGFEQESYRWNEK, from the coding sequence ATGCAAAAAAAGAAAGTTGTAGTTGCTGTAACGGGCGCAAGCGGGTCAATATATGCCAAAGTTTTATTAGATAAACTAAGCAAACTTGAAGACCAGATTGAAGCTGTTGGCGTTGTAATGAGTGATAATGCTAAAGAAGTTTGGCAATTTGAATTAGGCAATCAAGATTACAGTAAATACAATTTTACTTTCTATAATAAAAATGATTTTAATGCACCATTTGCATCCGGATCAGCTCGATACGATACCATGATAATTATACCTTGTTCTATGGGTACTTTAGGTAGGATTGCTCATGGAATATCTAACGACTTAATTTCAAGAGCGGCAGATGTTGTATTAAAAGAAAGAAGAAAGCTTATTGCCGTTGTTCGCGATACGCCTTTTAGCCTAATTCATATCAATAATATGAAAACCATTACCGAAGCTGGCGGGATCATTTGTCCGGCTAGTCCATCTTTTTATAGTTTACCGAAAACATTAGAAGAGGTTGCTGGAACAGTAGTAAGCAGGGTTCTAGATTTAGCAGGATTTGAACAGGAAAGTTATCGTTGGAATGAAAAGTAG